Proteins encoded in a region of the Dreissena polymorpha isolate Duluth1 chromosome 6, UMN_Dpol_1.0, whole genome shotgun sequence genome:
- the LOC127834795 gene encoding uncharacterized protein LOC127834795, with amino-acid sequence MLASQTESYMDTNPLDLLLYASSEGDLQQVTEILETGIDVNSVNEIGQTALLAASIANKTDTCALLLQKGAKLDHSDIGGYTALHLTTDADLTKLLLFNINDDKKKEFVNARTNDNITPLHEAAIRGSPGKVLELLSNHADVNAEDENRSTPLHYAVARSGTIDTSFMEALIESGADVNKQNVSGQTPLAIACKQHQFMRNEITVLLKAGADPLIQANDGNTALHVLFFGTNLFEPTLTVELVEELVESNKKCLETVNLYGELPLHVALSKPFNEEIALLLLKHDPDMSNSKDDLGRTLLHLACEKDYLLIIDKYIESPTLVNATDFLGRSILHYSCMYSQSGESVKRIFESQAFQICGLTDLFGITAYQYAASRNSEVMNKLKVHFEDHIKTTACARCVAGRSICIIYEMGLLGEKSEKLSSLLPQMVVGGNITVPSSLRPLKNAEDYVSQMWRACESPVKNSASFELQKRKVENFMITLIGVMKEYDGRFEGNLRMRGSAYEGTIADERGDFDFMLDIDNLSSICSAKEGNSDPPGFVRVALDMGKDPGIYKDFFDSDGMLRSERILSKFSLAVMYALHQPSLWRTCGFDFFPKLCITWKDRPALSIKCRMFHQDMFFATSIDFLPAIHCEEWWPAGFDCNGFLDQRILKLGCQLILKPPDVPYYQHAKFGNPRQYLKMSFSEAETTIFQRSHANIKQAFIIAKLFLDRNIKLPWRFIEPESDEGHFLYNSQINVQTKNLLTSFMLKQSLLNELKKRQFASDREGADSVLVWVQRIYAGLHTSLKEGCLPSIFLPNLNYMHTFQPDSSIENMRNLVLQIIYHSLLEEDMPLDIDRNVSWHRGATEFLRSMHSRFSYLHKILQSPEEWE; translated from the coding sequence ATGTTAGCCTCACAGACCGAAAGTTATATGGATACCAATCCACTGGATTTGTTGTTGTATGCCTCATCGGAGGGAGATTTACAACAAGTTACGGAAATCCTAGAGACGGGAATTGATGTGAATAGTGTCAATGAGATAGGTCAGACGGCATTACTGGCTGCCTCCATAGCAAATAAAACAGACACATGCGCACTACTACTTCAAAAAGGCGCCAAACTAGATCACAGTGACATAGGTGGTTATACGGCTCTGCACCTTACAACAGATGCCGATTTAACGAAATTGCTTTTATTCAACATAAATGATGACAAAAAGAAGGAATTTGTTAATGCAAGGACAAATGATAATATAACGCCTTTGCACGAAGCTGCTATTCGTGGCTCTCCCGGAAAGGTACTTGAACTTTTGTCGAACCACGCAGATGTTAATGCTGAAGATGAAAATAGATCGACTCCTCTTCATTATGCAGTTGCTCGTTCTGGAACCATAGATACGTCGTTTATGGAAGCTTTGATTGAATCTGGTGCAGACGTCAACAAACAAAATGTATCTGGGCAAACTCCTTTAGCAATTGCATGCAAGCAGCATCAATTTATGCGCAATGAAATCACTGTACTGCTTAAAGCCGGCGCAGATCCCCTTATTCAAGCTAATGACGGGAATACTGCCCTTCATGTTCTATTCTTCGGGACAAACCTTTTCGAGCCTACATTAACGGTCGAACTAGTAGAAGAATTAGTCGAATCGAACAAGAAATGCTTAGAAACGGTGAACTTATACGGCGAACTTCCACTTCATGTAGCCCTATCAAAACCGTTCAACGAGGAAATTGCATTGTTGCTTCTGAAGCACGACCCTGACATGTCAAATTCTAAAGACGATTTAGGAAGGACGCTTTTACATCTTGCCTGCGAAAAGGATTATCTACTCATTATAGACAAGTACATTGAAAGCCCAACACTAGTTAATGCAACTGATTTCTTAGGCAGGTCTATTTTGCATTATAGTTGCATGTACTCTCAAAGTGGTGAGTCTGTCAAACGTATTTTTGAAAGCCAAGCTTTTCAAATCTGTGGCCTAACTGACCTTTTCGGAATCACAGCCTACCAATATGCCGCATCAAGAAATTCTGAAGTTATGAATAAACTTAAGGTTCACTTCGAAGATCATATAAAAACAACAGCCTGTGCTAGATGTGTTGCAGGTAGATCtatctgtattatttatgagATGGGTCTATTGGGAGAAAAGTCAGAAAAGCTTTCATCGCTTTTGCCGCAAATGGTGGTAGGAGGAAACATCACCGTTCCGTCAAGTTTGCGTCCTTTGAAGAATGCTGAGGACTATGTGAGTCAGATGTGGAGAGCATGCGAGTCGCCAGTCAAGAATTCAGCAAGCTTCGAATTACAGAAAAGAAAGGTAGAAAATTTTATGATTACTTTAATCGGGGTAATGAAAGAATATGATGGCAGGTTTGAGGGAAATCTTCGCATGAGAGGCAGTGCGTATGAGGGTACAATAGCAGACGAAAGAGGAGATTTTGATTTCATGCTTGACATCGATAATCTGAGCTCAATCTGTAGTGCAAAAGAAGGAAATTCTGATCCACCAGGATTTGTCCGAGTTGCGTTAGACATGGGAAAGGACCCGGGCATCTATAAAGATTTCTTTGACAGCGATGGAATGCTTAGAAGCGAGAGGATCCTGTCTAAGTTTTCTTTAGCAGTCATGTATGCACTGCACCAGCCGTCGTTGTGGCGGACTTGTGGGTTTGACTTTTTCCCGAAGCTTTGTATTACCTGGAAAGATAGACCTGCTCTGAGCATTAAATGCAGGATGTTCCATCAGGACATGTTTTTCGCGACTTCAATCGATTTCCTGCCTGCAATTCACTGCGAAGAATGGTGGCCAGCGGGGTTTGACTGCAACGGTTTTCTAGATCAACGCATTCTGAAACTTGGTTGTCAACTGATCCTTAAGCCCCCAGATGTTCCTTATTATCAGCACGCAAAGTTCGGTAACCCGCGTCAATATTTGAAAATGTCATTCTCAGAAGCGGAAACCACGATCTTCCAAAGATCACATGCAAATATCAAACAGGCATTCATTATCGCGAAACTTTTTCTAGATCGAAACATAAAACTTCCATGGAGATTTATCGAGCCTGAAAGTGACGAGGGACATTTTCTGTACAATTCGCAAATAAATGTTCAAACGAAAAACCTTCTCACGTCGTTCATGTTGAAACAGAGCTTACTGAACGAGCTTAAAAAACGACAGTTCGCATCAGACAGGGAAGGCGCTGATTCAGTTCTCGTCTGGGTGCAAAGAATTTACGCTGGACTGCACACGTCTTTGAAAGAGGGGTGTCTTCCGTCCATCTTCCTTCCAAATTTAAACTACATGCACACATTTCAACCAGATAGCAGTATTGAGAACATGAGAAATCTTGTGCTGCAGATTATTTACCACAGCTTACTCGAAGAGGATATGCCACTTGACATTGATCGAAATGTATCTTGGCACCGGGGTGCTACTGAATTTTTACGAAGTATGCATTCCCGGTTTAGCTACCTTCACAAAATACTGCAAAGTCCAGAGGAATGGGAATGA